GGCAGATGCTTCACTGAAAAGAAGTCTTTTGCACATCTGGAGTTCTAGCTACTAAAAACCTTTGTTAGTTTGGGAGTCTCAGCACGTACCCTCTCCTTCCTCAGTACAGCTTGAGGTCAAGGTCCAGGACGGAAGGGAAAGCAGGTAGAATTGGCAATGCATATCCCGACCAGTGTAGGGACAGTCAGCTCCTTGGAACCAGAggcaaggagagaggagggaagatgtGGTCCCTGTAGTTCCCACTACTAAGCCCTTGTCCATGCAATGGGTCCAGAAGCCCCACCCTGACATCGCCCTAGTACCAGTCAGCAAGGAGGGGAGATGACGCCTCTTTATTAAGGTTAACACCAAGGAAAGCATTGAGAAAGAATacacagagaaagaggaagggcaCACAAAGTCACCActtgaggaggtgggagggaggcatCAGTTAAGAATCTCAGGACAGCCGCATGCTCCATGCCCTggttgtgggggaaaaaaggagaggagagggaaaagCGCCAAGAGAGCCTGGGGCTCACAGAAGGGTCTGAAGCCCCTAAACCTAACACCAGAGCCACAAGCCCTGCCCCTCAGGGCTCACACACTACTGCACAGGTCGACACACGTAACACACACAAGACATTATGGAGGCAACACCAAGAGGCAGCGGGCAGGGACATATTGACAGGAAAAGGAACTGAAGTTAAGCAGGTGTAGCCAGGAGAGAGACAGTTTTTGGCTGCGGCCCCCAGGAGTCCCTCAAACGTCCCCTAAATCTGGGCTGTTGCTGAGCACCCCCAAGTCTCTGCCTGTGAACTGGGCTCTTTGTTCTCTAAGCCCCAGTGAGTGGATAAAGCAATCCCAGATGAAGTCAGTGACAAGGCAGGGTCCGCTCTGCATGCAAAATCCTAGAGGTTGAGCTATTATGTCTTCATGCACATTCATAGCCAGCTcctcccagcccaggggcccTTGGAACCCCATTCACCCAGATTCCTAGGACTGCAGTTCCCTCCTCAAGCTTCCTTTACCAATCAGCAGCCGCAGAGATCTGTGAGGGGGAGAGGCTTCTGCAGAACGCTGAATAGCTTGGATTTCATCACAAGGGTACATTTTCTGTTGCCAGAACAGAATACCCCCAATTCTTTAATTTCTAGGTAAATCGTTAGAGATTATTTGCCATAGTCCTACATAAATCCTTTTTCAGAATAGaaaaagcagaattttatttaCACAATTCAGGGGTTCTCCTgttggctggggagggggaaagggCAGGGTAGGGGATTGGATGGGAGTCCAGAGATGGGCTCTTCCTCTCCCGGAACCTCACCTTTCCGCAGTTTGCTACGTCTCTCTTGGTTAGACAGAAAGAATTCCTGATGCTCCCAAAGTCCTTTACCCTATAAATCCTTCCTCGAGGGAGTCTCTCTCTGCCTGACCCACAAGAGCAGCGGTCAGAGTGAAGCATGCTGCACCGCGCCTTTCAGTCCCCTTGCGTCACGCACTCGGAAACCCAAAGCCAGCCCGGGAAAGTAGTGCCCCCTCGGAGTCTCCTCACAGAGAGGCCTCGCCCTCCAGCTGCAGCAGGGTAATGTCGGGCAGATCGAGGGGCTCCACAAGTGGCCCGTCCCCTCCAAGGAGGCCAGCACAGGGGCTCTCGGGGCGCTCACAGTGACTAGTGGGTGTGGCGGAGCTGGGcatctccttctcttcttcatcGTCGTCCTGCTCGTCCTCAGGATCGCGACCCAGCAAACCGCTGTCCCCCATCCCAGGCGAAGGAGTCTCCGGCTcttggggggctcccgggaagcTCCCCTTGCCGCCGACCACGCCCAGGCCACCCTGGCGGGGCGCGGTGGTCATAATCTGGCACATGGAGACGATAGCTCGCTGGTTAGCACAAACGTCGTCCGAGAGCACCTGGATGTGCGAGGCCTGCTCGTCCAGGGCCCCCCTCATGGCCCTCACGTCCTCAAACAGGGCCTGCAGCTGGGCCTTCAGGTGCTCCATCAGTTCCTTCATGCCGCCGTTGTACTCTCCGGAGATCACGTCCCCCACGGCCGGCACGGTGGACACCTCCAGAGGTGCCGGCATGTCGCCGCCGTCCTTGGTCATGATCTCCAGCAGACCGTCCTCCATTGAATGGCAGAAGCGGGCGGTGGCGGCTCCGGGTCCGGTCCAGCCCGGcctcggggtgggggaggggacgggaACGGGGAGAAGTGCCCGGAGGCTCGGGCAAGAGCCGAGGGAAGAGGAGGCTCCCGAGAAGGGTAGGGAGCCGACGTGAGGAGGTGAGTCCCGGGCGGAGGGCGCGGGCAGGATCGGGGGAGGCCGGGAAGAGCCGGCGGGACGAGGACCCGGCGACAGTCCCAGGGCGGACGTCTCTCCGGCTTGCCCCGGGGCGAAAGCGCCCTGCCCTGACTAGCCTCCTGAACTGCGCCCGTGGCAGCGCCGCCCTTAGGGCGTCAAGAGCAGCAAGTGCCCGCCGGTTCCCTAGGTCAGAGAAGCGTTCGCGAAGGGGCCCGTGTCGAGGCTGAGGCCAGCAGCTGGTCGAGCTTGGGACTCCCCCCAGCCATTTACCGGCAGCGCCCGAGAGTGTGGTTGGAGAGGCAGGGGCGGGTCTCCCCACCAAGCCGCGGATGCTCCTCTGTTTCCAAGGCGACGCATGGCACGTAAATGACGTGTGTCTCCATGGCAACCAGGAagtggagaagagaaaggaggatgATTTGGAAGCTGCAGTGGGGCTCTGGAGTCTGAGCTAGCgggtggggcgggaggggaggggacgcTGCAGTGGCCTCAGCTGAGGCTGGAAGAGCGTAGGGCTGCAGTGCTTAATAGGGAAGCATGAGAGAGCAGTTTTTTGCATAAATCCCCAGGTAGGGGAGACATCATCTTTCCCCCAGTTTGGCTGGGTAATAGACACTGAGCGTGACTGCCTTGACAGGATTTTCACCCGCTCGCAATCCTTTCTCCGAGGATGGAGCTCGAGCCGGGTCCTCCTTCTGTGTCCTCCAGCTGTCctcaggaaaggaaagagggtaGAGAAGCCGACGCTAATAACCCCAGACTTAAGCTGGGGCGTGGTGGCACCGTGGAGCCGGCCCCGCCCGGCCTTAGCGGTGCAAAGATGGGAAAGCACTACCGAGGTTTCCGCCACGCCACTCCCTTCTGCTTCTGCAGTAAATCTTCCCTCGCTGTAGATAGTACAGGAGATGAGAAAAGATGGGATGCCCTCCCATATGAGATCCAACCGCTCCTACCCGTGACATTGGGAGTTCTTCCAGGACCGTGAGGCAAAGTGCTTCAGTTTTGAGAAAGAAAGCTCCATAAGAGCAGAGATTGTCTCCTCCGTGTCCTCCTGCACGGAATCCCCAACACCAAAAATAGTACCTGGCGCGTAGTAAGTAAATGCTCAATACATTTGTTGAATGACCTACTATGTCCCTTTCCCTCATCCAGAACTCTCCAGCTCACAGGTCGTGGATTTCAGGAGACTTGAATTCAATTTTGTTTCTGCCATTTATTAATTCAGAGACCTTGAATAAATCATTTTCCTGATCTGTTAGGGGACTGGACCTAATATTGGATAATATTGTGTCTAACTCTGAATAACACTTTGTATCAACTCACAGGTGAAAGGGTGAACTGTTGACAATGTGTAGAAAGGATGGGTGGGGGACTGTAAGGGTAATTGCCCCTAGAAGGCTCAGTGGAGTACCGATATATACTGAGTGTTTCAACCTTTGTGACAACCCCTTTCTCTTTTTGAGGGGTGGaacaggaagggaggaggaggaagaaaaactgAATTTAATGTATTTACAGATGACTTCAGATTGAGAAGCAAACAGCACCTGGGTAGCAGCACACTAACTAATAATGATCTTAGTAAATCAGAGAGGCCAGGTGGTCAGAAACCAAAAATGAAGttcacaaaaagaaataaatctgggaaagagaaaaactgtATCACTTCAAGACGGGGAAGAGCTAGGTACAGGTGAGTGTTTTGTATACTAGTGGTTCAGTGATAGCCAGTGTGTTACCTTGGGGTTTCCCTGGTTGCGTACTCGAGTGATGAAGAGTAGGGCTGGCCCAGAGAAACTTTTCTGGCACTGAAGAACTGTTTGGTCTATGCATTGTCTTACTGCTATTAAGCTAGAAATAAGTGGAGAAATATCCTAAACAGCAGAATGTTTAAGCTAAGGCGTTgttgatataataaaatattaagcaGCCATTAGAAATTTGATTTCCcaaaacaaatatatgaataaactAAAAACCCTACAATATTGTATTTCCTATGATTCACTCCTATTTGCTTCTTCATTCTGTCCGTCCTTCATTCCACAAACTTGTGACCTTCACCTCCACCATGTGCCCCACATGTTATTCCTAAAGCTcaggagaagacagaaatacCTTTCCTTGGTTTCCCTAAGCACAGCCAAAGTGAGCTGGTATTTACAAAAAGACTTTACCAAAAAAGAACTGTAGGAATACTAGAAACAGAGatcagactcacacacacacacacacacacacacacacacacacacacgcagctgGGCTTAAGCAGCACAAATTTCTGATCATACTAGAGCAAAGCATATTCTCGGGGCTATGGATTCAACCCTGCTGCTCATCCTTCCTTGGAGAGCTCTGCAATAGTCAGAAAAGACTGGCATGATTTTCAGGGGTTTTGCCTGGGTCTGTTACTTCACATCTCTTGACCAGCACTTCACATGCATGATTTCATCTTGCCAGCTTCCTCACTCTTCAAATGGGTCCCTGGCTTCTACCTACAAGGGTTGACCCTGTCCCCAGTACAGGGCCTCCCATCTTAGCCTTAACCTTCATTAAACACAGCCCCCATACAGTAGGAGCTGGGTTATGCCATCATACAAAGCCCTTTGCCACTATTGTTGAGGATACCATGTATGTCAAGGCTTTCAGTATAAGATTACATCATGTTGCCTAGAGGTGCTAGCATGAGGTCCGCTAAGAGTACAGGAGGTCTGAGCCTAGTGGGGGGGAATTTACTGGAGAAGCACGAAAGAACATGGGAAACAGTACAGAGACCAAGGGGTGTGGCTGATCCACTCAAGTTCCAGGTCAGACCTTTGAGAGCCAAGGGTAGGTGGGAACTGGGGGTGTGTTCTAGCAGCAAGACGAAAATACAAGGAGACAATTGGTATGTCAGATTCAGAACCAGATCATTTTAGCAATTCTGTGTGAAAATGAGACAAGGGAAAACAGGAGAAAGGTCTAGTCTCAGAAAAGTAATGGAGACATGCAGAGAGTGGAGCAGAGCCTCAGTGGGCTGGGTTACAGTGCTGAGCCCTTTGGAAGCTAGTACCCCAGGATTTGTTGAGTGGGTCCATCCCCAAGCTGAATGGGTACTCTGGCCATGTCACTAGAGTATTCGCACATAGCAAGTATGCTACACAGCAAGAAGTAACCCCTTCGCACTCCCTGCTTCCTGCCTTTTTCTTACCCTCTGAGAAATCACCTTAGCTCTTCTATTTATTCATCCCAATCTCATCAGCCCATGGGAAGCAGAGACTTCATGCTGCATAGATATAGGTCTCTGTCAGGTACACCTAGTTCCAAACATCACATTCTCGCTAAAATTGTGATTCTTAGTAGTCTCTGCCATTTTCCTCTATCTGGTATTTAGTTTACCTCCAGTCTCTATTTTATATAGCTGGTGTGCCTTTTGCACTATAAATCCAGCAATCATAATGAAGATTATTTCTTTGTTATGCTCATTTGACTCAGATCTGGAAAGATGGTCAAAATCAAGGAACAGCAGACTGCTGCACCATAGGTCGCAATCCCAGACAATACTcaccaaatgtaaattttatgaaGCTGAGGTGGCTTGTGGCCCATCTCAGCATGATGTCACATTCAAAAGAAACACATCTAAtaaccaaaaataattaaaaagcaatTTAGATTTTTATTATGATCTCTGGAAAAACTCTAAAGGGGTTTGCAGTCCTACCACAGAGCAAAACATCTTaaacctctccttcctcctcctctattCATTCTGCACATTATCACACAGCTGTTgctgctcttctctctcctttctccccaaACACCCCCAAACTTTCTCTCAAGCCTGGCCCTTGCTTTTTCACTCCCCCATCCCCTTCACTTCTTGattgtattctttttctcttctgcaagAAGAAATTCCTTGTCCTCATTTCAGCTCCTTTGATTCTGTCCCTCATTCCCTCGATCTGCACAAGTACCAGGAACCCCAGCTGTTAACGACAGGGGTCTCCTTCCAAGACGGTGAGGAAGAAGGAGAGGCTGAGAATACTCATATCGCTGTGGGTTTTGTCTGTCACATAGACTAAATTTTCTCAGCATGAGAGGGTGGTTTGTCTGGTGTTACAGCCAACCTGCTTTGCACATCTCCTCCAAGCTTGTATAGAGAAATGGGCATGGTCAATTGCAGGGATCCTGAACCCTTATGAGCTTCTGACTGGAAAGGGGGTCCAAATGTTCACACTTTCAGAGTCTCTACCATCACAGACATGGTTATGTggggacacacaaacacacacacacacacacacacacaaccacccCTCAATTTTAAGACTTGAGTTAGGCTTTTCAGTTGCTTGCTCTGTGCCCTCAAACTAATTTTAGGACTCCTAAAGACCACCCTTCCCCATATTCTTTCTTCCCCATATTCATTTTACTCAGAGCAAGAATTCCAAGGGATCTTCCAACTTCTCATGCAGTCTGCACTTCCACCAAAAATAACCTGTCATTTCAATTAACCTGCTTTGCTGGTATTCACCCTACCTCCCGTTTCTGCACTGCCCACTGCAACAGCTTCTCTTATGTCAGCATTTGCAGgggacttttttcccctctatcaGTGCATGTTTAGCCATTTATCCCAGACCACTCTGGACATGACTAGTTCCAGTCCAAGTGTCGCTGGGCAGTTGGCCACAGACACAGATATTCGGAGCTCTGGAGCCACCCATGACCCTTGGGGCAGGGCCTCATGCACCCTCCATCCTCTCCGTGTATTTTCTGCCCTGGAAATTTGCCAACAGCTCAAGGCCTGGTTTGTCTTCAAGTCAGAATCTTCATCAGGCATGGATAATGCTGCCCCACAGGAGAATACCCACAATTTCTGGTGCCATGAGGCAATTTTGCTTGACAAATTGCCACTCCCAGAGTATCGGTCCAATCTGGAGGAAATTATATCCAAGTATCTGAGCAGGGTATGGACTAGGATATGTCTGCCACAGACTTTCCTTCCATTGaaagaaattttttgaaatttagTGCTCCTCAATACTGACTTGTGCAAACTTCCAGTCGTCTTCTCACCTGTCATATCTTGAGGAAGTCTGTGGTATTCTATCGTAGACAATTCATATGAAATTTTGTAGGTCTCACTCTTACTCATATCTCTACTTATGCTCTCTCCAGACCTCTCAAAGGCCCTAAAAATACTATGAAAAGTGGTTTCTACCACTTCCCTTTTGCTATGAGGTAGTATTCCAAGAGCCAACAAGGCACTGTCATTTGCATTACTAGAGCAGCCACTGTGAGGGTGCATTGTGGTCCTATTCAACACACAGAAGTGGGGACTTCACTAGAATTCATGATTGTATCATGCACAGGGTCCCTCAAAATGTAATCCACATCTTCAAAGTACTGCAGTAGTGCTGGATCTTAGGCAGAAGCAAGCAGAATGGCGTTTTCTCCAACTTTTTGACCAAGATCCAGAAGCCCCTGTTTTAAGATGTCTTACATGAAAACAGCTCCATCTCAACCACACATTCATAGTTTACAGGCCCAATGCCTGCTTTATTTGTTTTAAGGCACAAGGATCACCTATACTCTGGAACTCTCTAGTCCCTTTACTTTGTTTTATGCTTCTCCACAGCCATTAACATCTGTGATATTatgtttttacttatttgtttatgtgtttatttgttgtctttcacCTTCAACTAAGTGTAAGATCCATTAGAGCTGAGGTTTGGTTTTGCTCACTGCGATATCTCCAGcattagcatagtgcctggcatctgggagctgctcagtaaatatttgttgatgagatgaatgaatgaagcttgAATCTAcacctaggaaaaaaaaatctgccttaaGAACACATTGCCTGCGGAGCTTCAACTCTGCCTTATCTTAGAGAAGGGGTTTTCTTTGGTTTGAATGATCTACTTTGATGATCTATGGCTTATGTTCACACAACTAGATGGCCTTTTTAGTGGTTTTTCTTGAACAAAGGAATACTTGCTACAAGACACATGGAAGTCCTCACCTCTTGCAAAACAGAAAAGTGCTTGCTGCTTTGAAATGAGTTATCACCTAGCCACCCACTGGAACCCCTGGCGGTATATTCTACCAGTATCCCCAGCAAAGTCTCAAATATACTGGGGCCAAGTTTCAGTCCAACCTCAAGGTCAGAGGACTGCatactctcccctcccctcaagtGTTGAGAACAGGTGGATGCCACGCCTGTATCCCTATCCTGTATGTCACAGAGAATAACTCCTGATTTATACTCTTATTCTACTAGAGACAGACAGGCTCAAAAAAGTACCTGCTACTGGTTATAAGATTGGTAGCTAACTGAGAAGGAACATTATGAACAGAAAAGTTACTGTGCTTTAAAGCTAGTGTCTCTCTTCCCTTCGAGTTCCTGAACTGATAGACTAGTAATGTAACATAATGTCAGCCCTGGGTACTTTATACTATAATAAAATTGAGGCCTTTTTGTCCCTTACTTATGCCTTCCCTACTTCTGctttaaaaccaaaccaaaccaaaccaaacaaacaaaaactctccACATTGATCAAATATATAACAAAGGAGATATAAAGATCAGTTTTTCCAGGGtagtaaaatcaaattaaaaaccaaatataAAACCTGGGTCAGAAAAACAGCACTCCAGGAATTGACATTGGTCTTTAAAAGACCTTAGGAAGACAATTTCAATAAGAACTTGCTATTCTCAACAGTGTTATCTGGGTCTCTAAGAAGCAGAGGGCAGTTGTCCAGATTCATGCATTAAACTGGGACTCAGTTCCCCTCAGAGGGTGATCCTGAGTCACATATGTAATCTCCTATTCATCCCAGTTCATCTATTATCACAACACACACCCACTTCCAGTTGTTTCGtttattattaaaaatcagtTCCTTCTTACCAAAGACATTAGTGGCTTCTGCTGCTCAGCAGAGCAATGAGTACCATCCGAGACATTTCCAGGTGTGATAGACGGTAACTGCCCACTATCTCACATTATCCCAGACCACATTATTGGAACATTAAGTAGCTGGTGTTGAAATTGTAATGAGACCTCTGGGACATAAGACCTCTTGGCTTCatacttatgtatttttattcctattttggGGGACATTCTCTTCATAAAAGAGTGATTAAGGAAACAGGTTCtaaggagatggagatggagcaTGAAGATGATGCCAGGGCTATAATTTGAGTCTAAGGTCTTGGGAAGAAAGGAGATAGTCAATAGagatgagagagaaggaaaagccagAAGGTGCTTCTCAGTAGATTTTTCACTCCGAAACAAACCAGCACAGGGGGTAGAGGGCAGCATCATTCCCTGATTCCACTAGAAG
The Vicugna pacos chromosome 12, VicPac4, whole genome shotgun sequence DNA segment above includes these coding regions:
- the CCDC184 gene encoding coiled-coil domain-containing protein 184; the encoded protein is MEDGLLEIMTKDGGDMPAPLEVSTVPAVGDVISGEYNGGMKELMEHLKAQLQALFEDVRAMRGALDEQASHIQVLSDDVCANQRAIVSMCQIMTTAPRQGGLGVVGGKGSFPGAPQEPETPSPGMGDSGLLGRDPEDEQDDDEEEKEMPSSATPTSHCERPESPCAGLLGGDGPLVEPLDLPDITLLQLEGEASL